A region of the Verrucomicrobiota bacterium genome:
CGGGAAAGAAATTCACGTACCGTTCTATTCATCGACGATGCCATCAAAATGGCTGTAACCCAAAACCGTCAATATCAACGGGAAAAAGAAAACCTTTACCTGAGCGCCCTTACCCTGACGGGGGAGCGCCACGAATTTACCCCACAATTTTTTGCCGGAGCGACCGGCTCAAGAAACCGTAGAGCAAACGGTGAAAGAAATGAAACCATAGACAGCAATGCTGGCGTGGGACAATTTTTAACTACCGGCGCAAATGTAAGTGTGAGTATCGCCAACGACGTTCTTCGTTTTCTGACTGGAGATTCAAGAAAATCCGCTTCATCCGTTTTAAGTTTTAGCGTCTTCCAACCTCTGCTAAGGGGAGCTGGCCGGGAAGCCGCAGCGGAACGACTCACTCAAGCTGAACGAAATGTCATCTATGCCATTCGTGATTTCAGCCACTTCCAAAATCAATTTGAGATCGACATTGTCATCGATTACTTCCGCCTGTTGCAGCAAAAGGACACCATCTTCAATGAGTATAACAATTATCAGTCCCGGATCGTAGCTACAAAGTACCTGCGAGCCCGTTCAGTGGATCGTGAAAAAGCACTGGATGTGAATCAGGCGGAGCAAGCCGAGCTTTCAGCACGCAACCGTTATATAAACGCCATTGTCCGTTATAAGAATTCATTGGATCAGTTTAAGATAACGCTGGGACTACCTCAGACCGTAGACCTTCAATTGCAAGACGAGGAAATAGAACTTCTCCAAGCCAATGGCCTCATCATTCACAATATAAACACCCGGATGGGCTTTCAGCTGTCGGTAGACCATCGGTTACCGCTCTTAAATGCCATCGATCAATTCGAAGATGTACAGCGCAAGGTTCGCATTGCTGCCAATAACCTCAAAGCAGACCTGGGCATATTTGCAAACGCGTCTGTGGATAGCGAAGCACCCAGAAACTATAACCACTTTGATTTCGACGAGGTTCGCACCTCTGTCGGTATCCAACTTGACTTACCCATCGACCGGTTAAGAGAAAGAAACAACTACCGTGCCTCACTTATTCGTTTTGAATCGGAACTTCGCGCACTCGGATTGACCCTGGATAGTCTTCGCTCTCAAATTGATGAAAACCTGCGTGAACTGGAACGGCTTGACCAAAACTACCAAATCCAAACCAATGCAGTTGAGCTGGCGGTGAAACAAGTCGCCGGTGCCCAGCTTTCGATTGAATCTGGAAAGGCTATTTACAGAGACCTCGAAGAAGCACAGGATGATTTAATTGCAGCACAAAATGCACAAACTGCCGCATTGGTCGATTACCTTGAAGCACGCTTGAATCTTCTACTCGAACTTGGAATATTGAACACCGATACAACCCGATTTTGGTTAAAGGAATCCAGCAAAGTAAAACTCCCAGCAGGAATATATAGTGCCACTGAATCTTCAACTATCTCAGCAGATGGCACTGTGATAACGCCCGATCAATTATTCGCTCAATAACATGGAAAACGAAATCAAAGAAAGACCTACCGGCCGACTGAACCGGATCAATGAAAAGCGTCAACAGGCACAGGACTTCATAGTACCCTTCGTAAAAAAACGCCCCATCCTTTCCGCCTGCATCGGGGTCGTAATGGTCGGGATACTTTGGACCGTGTTGGGAAGTGGAAGCAACGGCGAAGAGGCCTATTCCTACCACAAAGTGGAACGGGGCGATTTTCTGGTTTCCATCGTGGAGGGCGGCACACTGCAAGCCGTGAACGAAGTCACCGTTCGAAACGAAGTGAACGGCAATTCACGAATCATCTACATAGTCCCGGAAGGTACCTATGTAAAAAAAGGAGATTTGATCGTGGAGTTGGACACGGAAGAAGTTGAAAATAATCTCAACTTCCAGTTGATACGGTTCGAGGACGACAATGCTGATTTCATTAAGTCTGAAACGGATGTGGTTATCATCAAAAGCACCGTGGAAAGCGATATTCGCAAAGCCGAACTGGGTGTTCAATTTGCAAAAATGGATCTGGAAAAATTTGAGCAAATTGAAAAGGAACAGGAGATGCGGAATGCTCAGATTGAAATCATCACCGCACAAGAATCGCTTAAACTGGCAGAGGAAAAACTGGAGTGGTCCGAGAAATTAACGGAGGAAGGTTTCGAAACTAAAAGTAATCTGGATCGCGATAAGCTTTCGGTCACCAACCAAAGCCTGGGGCTCGAAAAAGCGGAAAGCGTCAAAAAAATGTTGAACGAATTCGACCTCCAAAAACTCGAAGCAGAATACAAGTCAAAGCAGGAAGAGGCTGAACAAGAACTTGTCCGGGTCAAAACCCAGGGTGACAGCAAAATCAGGCAAGCCCTTTCTCAGCTTGAAATAGACAGACGCCAATTAGAACTTGGGAAAAACAAGTTGGAGCAACTGCAGGAGCAGATGGAGTTCACAAAAATGTTCGCCCCTCAAGACGGACTGCTTGTATACGCCACCAGTTCCAGTCGTTACTCCCAGGAGTCCATGATCGAGGAAGGGGCTACTGTACGCCAACGCCAGTCGATAGTAAAAATCCCGGATACCTCCATAATGAAGGTGGATATCAAGGTTCATGAATCCTACGTAAATCAAGTAAGCGTCGGTCAGACGGCATTTGTTGTCCTCGATTCTCTCCCTGATGATCGCTTCCGTGGTGAGGTGACCAAGATTGGAGTATTGCCGGATAGCCAAACCCGCTATGGCAACGAAAACTTAAAAGTCTACACTACCCAAATAATTATCAGGGATAAACTCCCTGATATAAAACCCGGGGTTTCAGCACGGGCGGAGATCGTAATCGCAAACCTCCAAAATGTCCTGAAAGTACCCATTCAATGCGTCACCACACTGAAAGGAAAACAAGTTTGCTTTGTCAAAGGCCTGGGCGGACCGAAACCGATGCCCGTGGAAATTGGG
Encoded here:
- a CDS encoding TolC family protein — protein: MNSALRISWPLPKVASFMFLIVLSGCSTTAHRKKADDAVLKIVAEVEEQLFGKTSNFSIETSYTNRKPDDISVDEIFDDRERNSRTVLFIDDAIKMAVTQNRQYQREKENLYLSALTLTGERHEFTPQFFAGATGSRNRRANGERNETIDSNAGVGQFLTTGANVSVSIANDVLRFLTGDSRKSASSVLSFSVFQPLLRGAGREAAAERLTQAERNVIYAIRDFSHFQNQFEIDIVIDYFRLLQQKDTIFNEYNNYQSRIVATKYLRARSVDREKALDVNQAEQAELSARNRYINAIVRYKNSLDQFKITLGLPQTVDLQLQDEEIELLQANGLIIHNINTRMGFQLSVDHRLPLLNAIDQFEDVQRKVRIAANNLKADLGIFANASVDSEAPRNYNHFDFDEVRTSVGIQLDLPIDRLRERNNYRASLIRFESELRALGLTLDSLRSQIDENLRELERLDQNYQIQTNAVELAVKQVAGAQLSIESGKAIYRDLEEAQDDLIAAQNAQTAALVDYLEARLNLLLELGILNTDTTRFWLKESSKVKLPAGIYSATESSTISADGTVITPDQLFAQ
- a CDS encoding efflux RND transporter periplasmic adaptor subunit, whose amino-acid sequence is MENEIKERPTGRLNRINEKRQQAQDFIVPFVKKRPILSACIGVVMVGILWTVLGSGSNGEEAYSYHKVERGDFLVSIVEGGTLQAVNEVTVRNEVNGNSRIIYIVPEGTYVKKGDLIVELDTEEVENNLNFQLIRFEDDNADFIKSETDVVIIKSTVESDIRKAELGVQFAKMDLEKFEQIEKEQEMRNAQIEIITAQESLKLAEEKLEWSEKLTEEGFETKSNLDRDKLSVTNQSLGLEKAESVKKMLNEFDLQKLEAEYKSKQEEAEQELVRVKTQGDSKIRQALSQLEIDRRQLELGKNKLEQLQEQMEFTKMFAPQDGLLVYATSSSRYSQESMIEEGATVRQRQSIVKIPDTSIMKVDIKVHESYVNQVSVGQTAFVVLDSLPDDRFRGEVTKIGVLPDSQTRYGNENLKVYTTQIIIRDKLPDIKPGVSARAEIVIANLQNVLKVPIQCVTTLKGKQVCFVKGLGGPKPMPVEIGMFNNKFIEIKSGLDSGDNILLAPPFDSSEDLAGALIHKDEKVNIETSTPSAGERNQSPPKEQRQKTDSGQKKQRERKDS